TAGTAAACTGAAAAATAACTTAATAGTAAATGATTACATCGTCCAAAAAAGAATCGGTTCAGGTGGATTCGGAATCGTGTTCCAAGGGATACACAtacaaacaaaacaaaaagtagCCTTGAAATTTATCCCCAAAAGTAACTTCCTAGATGTGACAGATGTACATAGAGTCTTCATAGAAATACAAACCTTACGAGGTCTCATTCATaataatatcataaaaatgtatgacGTAAATCATTTCGAAAATTATGTTTGTCTAATTATGGAATATGCCATTAATGgagacttaaaaaattatatacttaaaaataatggatATCTCTCTGAGAAGGAAGCTCACAATCTCTTCATACAAATAATCAAAGGAGTATACTACTGTCATTCTAAACACATTGTACATAGAGATTTAAAgcttgaaaatattttactcgATAAAAATATGACTTGCAAAATTGCAGACTTTGGATTATCTGACTTTGTTAATGTTGATCAGAATATTAAAACGGAAGCTGGTACAAAAGCTTACATCGCTccagaaattattttcaaccAAACGATTAACTACTCCGTCTTCAAGTTAGACATTTGGAGTCTTGGTATTCTCCTCTACATCATGACACAAGGATTCCCTCCTTTTAAATACGTcgaaaatgatataaaatattttgatagCAGTACACTTAACTATCCGAATGATATTTCTGatgatttgaaaaatttaatttctcTCATGCTGAACGTCGACCCTAATAAGCGCCCCATCATCGTCGAGATTCTCAACCACCGCTGGTTTGGGAACTACGCACAAGGGGGGTAGAATGAAAACAGGGCTCCATTACACCCACCACAAAAgatggggggaggggagaggACATCCCCCTAATCCCAAGTACCATTCAAAACAGGGTTCCTCTACACCCACCACAAAAgatggggggaggggggggcatCCCCCCCCATTAGAGCTGTGCGTAGATCAAATCGATTCGATTCCCACGGCACTCGCTCCATATGCTGTGAAGCAAATGAACCGTCCTGaagttcttcctcctcaagTACCTTGCCTTCAGCACGCTCTCTCCCAAGGGGTACCCACCAGAGCTTGTGTTTAGTGCACTGTAAAGAAACACAGCGTATCGCCTACTCATGTGTTCGAAATATATGTCAATTAGGAACCCTTCAAAATCATATGCCTTCTTAACACATTCGAAGGGATGATCCCGTTGGCTACCTCTTATATGCGCGTCTGCCTCTTGCACTCCCCTGTCGAgtttctccccctctcctGCACTTTTCGCCCCCACCAACGTATTCTCCTTGCACATCGCATCAACCACATCGTCCGCGAAACTGTGCAGATACTCCGCAATCTGAAATCGCCAATAAGGTTCACTAACCAAGTGAAACACCCGCAACGTGTTGTAAGAATCTAACATGGATGAATCGATCAGATTGACATAAGACAAAGAAGAATACAACAAACAGCAACGAGAGTCTCCCAACTTTTCCATATCAATTGCACGCAACATACATTTCCAAAAATTGGCGtctaaaaatttgttaacacAATAACACCATAAGATGTCACATATTTCGTGGTGAGAAAACTGGTGCATCCGTTGCAAAATTTCATACTGCAAAGAACTGAGAAGGGTATACGATGCGTAGAAGTACATGTTTCCATAGGCATAAGCTATTTTGGCGATCTCCTGGGGGGACAAGTCACTTTGCTTCTTCAGTATGGCCGCCTGGATCAGACTGTGCAGTTCTCTGCTGCCACTCCGAACAAGCGAGTAGGCATAGCACAAGTTTGACAAGTCTTCCGATGTGAACAGGTTTAGGAACGTCCCTTGTACGACACGAACTTTTGGATGTCCCTCAATGGTGCTACCCCCCTTTTCAGTACCTCCCCCCATACGCAACAGGTGCCGCTCAACCGCTTCATGCACTTCCGTGTCTACTCGCCCATCCCAACTCACCGTCCGCCCAACGGTGATTGCTAACCCAAGCACACTGTTGGATAGTTGCTTGGGAGTCATACCCTGATGTAATTCCAGGGCTCTCTCCTTCAACTCGAAATATAACTCATTGCTGAATCTCACCTGGGGGTTCTTTCCTTCGACCGTACTGTAAGCCCAAATGAGCATACTAACAGTGCTGGcgctaaaattttttatattttccaaaattacCTTTTCGCTCTTTAtcagcaaaaaaggggaatcctTAAAATACTTGGCACTCGTCCATATTCCGTTCAGCAGTACAGACAGGGGGATGCCAGCCGCGGGTTGCCTTTCTCCCTTTCCTTCCACGTCCAGCTGGTCCAGCTGGTTCAACTTGTCCAACTGGTTCAACTTGTCTAGCTGGTTCAACTTGTCTAGCTGGTTCAGCTTGTCCAACTTATCCAACTCGCCTTTCTTCTGGTAACCCCCCCCCGCGGGCACAGCTTCCCTTCCTGCTGCCCCCCCCTCATGTGAAAACATACCAACTATGGCCTTCACAAAATTACACATCAAAACATCGTCAGCCGCATTCATATTTCTGGAGTACAAAAAGAAGAGCTTCACCAACTGTTCCTGCGTCAGATTATTATACCTTTTATACACTTCTACTTTTAAGTCTCTAAAAATCTGAATATGTTTGTAATTATTACTGCTTACGTATTCGagaatttttacaaaattttcattactCATTGATTTTATCTTAATTTGAACTAAGCTTAAGTACGTTTCTAAGAAGTTCTTACTTGCGTATCTGCCTATATGATGaatgtttttctccttattgGAGTTGTTCAAATATATGTAGCCTACTTTGACTAGGGAGTCTTCATCCAGATACTTGACACTTTGCAGGATGACATTTTCTGCTAACAGGCTGACTTCCCTTATGGACAGTAGGTTGATCCGTTTCGTTACATAGAGATAGTTAATAATATCtttgcatgaaaaaaaaaaaatctttttataaattacgTTTAGCACATTTCTGTACAACTCTTCGTACTTTTTTGTCATGAAGGACGATACGTAATCCTTCCATGTGCTCTCCTTaatgttcaatttttctatatacTTCACGTAGTTAAGGTGTATTTCCATCAGTGTGTTAAGATTAACCTGGGGAGCAGAATAACTGCTTGCGCTGTGGTTAGCAGTTCCGTCTAGCTGGGAAGTATCTACTACATCTACATAGGTGTGTTCTTCTATGTGGTGCATATCTCTCTTCGTCTCCTTCAATCCTTCAGAACCATCCCACGTGGGATGCTCCTTACCTTTTTCATGGCTTACACGGCTGGGTGGACTACTCCCCCCGCTCTCGAACATTCTATCACAactgccattttgttcatcacTTTGCTCAACATTTTGCTCATCACTTTGCTCATCACTTTGCTCAACATTTTGCTCATCATTTTGCTCatcattttcgtaaaatataatttcattcTCCCCTACTGTCGCTATGCCCCTCTTACGACTGCTACGGCCATACCTCCCCACCCACTCATCTACGTACTGGTCAAGGGTCACAAATCTGAACTGTGGATTGTCCAGCCTCAAAATGTTGCAAGATTCGTacgttttgtaaaaattagaaaaaataatttcatacattttaaatAGCAAATACACATATTCatgatttttcatttcgttaaAATTGTTATCAAAATAGTCTTTCACGTCATCCATActgttggaaaaaaatacactacgtagattttcattatatttactACTGCCATCTCTCCCATGGGGGAGGAACTTTGGTGGCAATGCTCCCTTCAGATTTACACCCTCAGAACTATCAGTATGCTTCACATCTCCTTGCAAGGTGCTGCATTCGTATATGCTTCTTGCGTATGCAAAATTCTTCACTCTTATTTTGACTGCTCTGCGGAGGGGGTTCCTCAGCAAGGCTACATTGCTTATCCGCCCTGCATGGTTCAGCTCAAGTCGTTTTTTCAGCAGGTACATTTTAGGCTTCTCAAGTGGTACGTTGTAAAAACGCCGAGCGtggaaaatgtagaaaaagggaaggggcGTGCGTGCCTTCCCTCTGTTAACATGACTGAGAAGTTTGCGAACGTGCGATCTGCTGCGTCGTTGCTGCGTTGTTGCCGCGTTGTTGCTGCGTTGGTCCCCCGTGTAATGTTCACCCTGTGTTCCTGTGCCCCACATGTTGCCTCCGCTCCATTTGCGTTATTTTGcccttttgtatttttttcttacatttaAGCTTACATGATTGCTCCTCCTTgtgcacaaaataaacacTCGGTGTGGGGATCGCCATCATTTTAGCGGTGCCTGACCTCTTCCCTTCAAGTatgcagaagaaaaaacaaaaaaacgtaaaCAATTAGCAATGGCGGCGACAGCAAAAGCGCAGTAACAGCGGCGCGTTTACTTTTGCAACTGATGTGCTCACTTCAGAAATGCATCAAAAAAAGGCTAAAGATAAACCAATTTATGGGCATATTttctcacatttttgcaaagtatgaattttttttttttttttacgatgaAAATTTCCCACGAACGGTTGCTACTGAGCACTTGTTGTGTGCAACAGTCTGCGCCCTTGTTCAGAAGAGACTAATAAATTCTACAGTGTGTGCAGGGTGAGTATCCTTAAAAGGCATGGAAGGAGCTTCAAATTGTCTTACAAATTTGCatttatgtgtgcatatctGCAGAGTCTCGAGCAACTTGGTAAGTACCCTCTTTCCTGCGACACAATGGATGGACGGTTATCCCAACGCAGTGTTTTCATCCCCGCATCGCCCCTTCCTGCAAAATTATACACTGCAGCATCACAACGCATGTAACGGCATCGAACGAGTACAAACTGAAATaatcaaaaataaacaatgaggaaacaaaaatcaTGTAACCctggaaaataaatatttttccattcactGTGTATGCCTTGAAGTGTTCACGTTCACACCTGCGcacgcttaaaaaaaaaaaaaaaaacaaacaactTANNNNNNNNNNNNNNNNNNNNNNNNNNNNNNATATTGCTGTTCAGAATAAaatacttaatttttttttttttcatattgctgttcagaaaaaaatacacattttttttctttttttaccttgctgttcagaaaaaaatacacattttttttttttttttacatggcTGTTCAGAACAAaatgtccattttgtttatttcaCTTTAGCATACTCCATTATAGCatcctccctttttagcgtcccccctttttagtATCCCCTCTTTAGCATCCCCTCTTTAGCATCCCCCTCTTTAGCATATTCCATGTTAGTAcgtattactttttttatttcccccaaCCCAAACGCGGACTATATCAAGTTAACTGCTCAGAATAAATCGCACTTTTCATTTACCCCCGCGTTGTGAATGCTTTTCCCTTCACGTCCTTTTATCCCGTTAACAACTCGTTCCAACCTTGTTTCTGTGCTTTTCCGCAACGCAACTTGGCGTGGCAGGGTGTGGGCACCAAGAAGAGTGTATTATCACTGAAACGAATTTTTTAGAAAGGACAAAGTTGCTGGTCGTTTCCGGAGTTAAAACCGTGGTTCTTCTCCCACCGCCGGACGTTAAATGGAGAATTATTCTTACAGTTCTGGGGCAGGGAAAATGATACCGTCAGAACAGAGCACCAGCAACGTAgtaagcataaaaatggcTCTACAAAAATGTAGCACAATAATagaacaaagaaataaaaatgctcctttttttgcctaagTCGATGATTCCCACATTTGAGACAAACCGTTGGGGGAAGGAGGCAAacacattttgcatttcccccaAAACAACGTATTTGATTAGATCCCACCTTTCCACCCTATTCAGCCAAGCAAGAACTCGTATAAGCAGCGAGACAGCACGAATCTGCGCAACGGCACAATTCTACGCGATGGCGCAATTCTACGCGATGGCACGAATCTACGCGACCCCAAGGACCACGCAGATTACAGTTTGTACGAACACCCTGGGGATATTAACCTCGTGGATCAGAATGGGTACGTCCTAGAGGAGACTCCCTACTACAGCCATGGAGAAATAAACACCACCCCCTCGATGAACCTGTACCACGGTGGAGACATGTACGTAATAAATGGAAACAATAGTAAAGACTTAATGGCAAAGACAAATAACACCTTCAATATGGCAGGAACTATACCATTGAAAGGGGCAACAAATTATGACCATATAAATTCGGCCCTAAATCTCAACCAAGAGAGTTACTATAATCCATACCAAGTGAGTAACAACTTTGTCCCCAACagcgaaaatgtgaagtacGAACTGAAGGGTGAAATGGATGGAGAGTATATAATTCCAGAGATGAGCACAAAGATGAATAATTCATACGTGGTGAATGTAAACAATAGTAGCAATATAAGTGGGAAAATTGGGCAAAATGGTATTAATGGCTATATCGATTCAGACAGCTATACCAATTTGTATGAACATGGGAGTGGAAATAATAGTGTACCTGTGATGAATGGCATCTCTAGTATGCCTGATGTGGAAAATATGACTAGAGCGACGCACCCCCGTGGACTGGGCAATGTAAATTACGATTTGCTCATGCAGAACTACAACGCTGCTTTGtgcaataatataaatagtgTGAGCAGCGTGGGCAGTGTGGGCAACGTGGGAAGTGTGGGCAGCGTGAACAGCGCGCAGAACCTGGCCAGCATGGGTTACCTGGGCGGTTTGGACGTTTCCCCCTTGAAGGTGCAGCCGTACGGCGCGAGTTTTAACAGCGCCATTTATGGCGGCGCTAATTATGGAGGCGCTAATTATGGAGGCGCTAATTATGACGGCGCCAATTATGCCGGTGCCAATTTTGAGGGTACCAATTTTGGGGAGGCCAATTTGGGGAGTGCCCATTTCGGGGGTGCCCATTTTGGAGCTACCCCTTTCGGAggttcccattttggaggTGCCCACTTGGGAGCTACCCCTTTCGGGGATGTCAATTTTCAGCCCCTCCCCAAGGACGAGTTCCCCCTGCTGTTTGACAAGCACAAAGGAGCGGACCTGTTAGACGAGCAGGAAGGGAAATACTCAAAGCTTAGAAGCACCAACCACGCGGAGGGAAGTCATGCCCACAAACACCCCACAGATCAGCTACAAGCAATACTATGTCTACAAAAACTAGAAGAAATCCCCACCCCATTCATGAACCTCAAAGACGTAAAATATTCAGTCAGCGTTTACTTTAACTCCTATGATGATATCCTGGAAAAATATCAATCCCAATTTTACAACTGTAAAATGAATGAATCGAATACATATGCAGACTGTGATttgaaaaacgaaataataaaattaccaTTCAACAAggaagaatttattttcctaaaGGTCATAGAAACGTCAGTGTACAAAACGGAGGTTACTGGCCGATTGCAACTAAAAGTGGAATCTCTTTCGCAGGAATATCCTTTGAGAATTCCTATAATAGGAGATGATGGAAATTCCAAAGgatttttaattatgaatttttttattacctcGTCTTACtatgatgtaaaaaatgatttgctCATAACTGATCAGTCATGTCTACCTAGTCGGGCCAAGTCTACCAGAATtcggagaaaaaataatggcttccactttttcgaaaattttacCAAATGGTGTTGCGAGATAACGGATCATCACATGAACTAGCCGAGTGCGACCTGCAGGTCACGCCAGCGTCCCTCCCCGCCCGTTCGCCCCTTCGTTTGTCTGTCAGCTTGTTTGTCTGTCAGCTTGTTTGTCTGTCAGCTTGTTTGTCTGTCAGCTTGTTTGTTTATCAGCTTGTTTGTTTGTCAGCTTGTTTGTTTGCTTACTTGCTTTCTTGCTTTCTTGCTCGCTTTACTTCGTTCGGTGGCTCCatttatgcacacatttcattttacttttttttttcgttgcatGCTCCAGTGACTCTGTCTCTCATTTGTAATTAAATTGCGCGTCTTAGAGCGGTTGGCCTGCGATTGCGTCCCTCCTCCCCTCGCACAGGTGTGCCCGCGCCCGCTTGCGGGGGAAGTGAAAGGGAAGACCGCCAATaacacacatatgcataaacATGATCATacgtatgtgtatatgtcaACACTTGTGTGCCTCCTTGCTGGCTGTAGAAAATAACCCCGTCTgtgactctttttt
This genomic stretch from Plasmodium cynomolgi strain B DNA, chromosome 14, whole genome shotgun sequence harbors:
- a CDS encoding serine/threonine-protein kinase (putative), encoding MHLGRAKKNAEEEFLCKGEYKQVYLCLDRSEGNDAVKIDISYDNNIHDILQLGREKYNTQGEYITDSCGNIIQSITDIIDGDTLYLNDRKEKLTMHSKLKNNLIVNDYIVQKRIGSGGFGIVFQGIHIQTKQKVALKFIPKSNFLDVTDVHRVFIEIQTLRGLIHNNIIKMYDVNHFENYVCLIMEYAINGDLKNYILKNNGYLSEKEAHNLFIQIIKGVYYCHSKHIVHRDLKLENILLDKNMTCKIADFGLSDFVNVDQNIKTEAGTKAYIAPEIIFNQTINYSVFKLDIWSLGILLYIMTQGFPPFKYVENDIKYFDSSTLNYPNDISDDLKNLISLMLNVDPNKRPIIVEILNHRWFGNYAQGG
- a CDS encoding hypothetical protein (putative), whose product is MYLLKKRLELNHAGRISNVALLRNPLRRAVKIRVKNFAYARSIYECSTLQGDVKHTDSSEGVNLKGALPPKFLPHGRDGSSKYNENLRSVFFSNSMDDVKDYFDNNFNEMKNHEYVYLLFKMYEIIFSNFYKTDLKVEVYKRYNNLTQEQLVKLFFLYSRNMNAADDVLMCNFVKAISEKVILENIKNFSASTVSMLIWAYSTVEGKNPQVRFSNELYFELKERALELHQGMTPKQLSNSVLGLAITVGRTVSWDGRVDTEVHEAVERHLLRMGGGTEKGGSTIEGHPKVRVVQGTFLNLFTSEDLSNLCYAYSLVRSGSRELHSLIQAAILKKQSDLSPQEIAKIAYAYGNMYFYASYTLLSSLQYEILQRMHQFSHHEICDILWCYCVNKFLDANFWKCMLRAIDMEKLGDSRCCLLYSSLSYVNLIDSSMLDSYNTLRVFHLVSEPYWRFQIAEYLHSFADDVVDAMCKENTLVGAKSAGEGEKLDRGVQEADAHIRGSQRDHPFECVKKAYDFEGFLIDIYFEHMSRRYAVFLYSALNTSSGGYPLGESVLKARYLRRKNFRT
- a CDS encoding hypothetical protein (putative); amino-acid sequence: MIPSEQSTSNVPSKNSYKQRDSTNLRNGTILRDGAILRDGTNLRDPKDHADYSLYEHPGDINLVDQNGYVLEETPYYSHGEINTTPSMNLYHGGDIATHPRGLGNVNYDLLMQNYNAALCNNINSVSSVGSVGNVGSVGSVNSAQNLASMGYLGGLDVSPLKVQPYGASFNSAIYGGANYGGANYGGANYDGANYAGANFEGTNFGEANLGSAHFGGAHFGATPFGGSHFGGAHLGATPFGDVNFQPLPKDEFPLLFDKHKGADLDSVSHL